From the Emys orbicularis isolate rEmyOrb1 chromosome 19, rEmyOrb1.hap1, whole genome shotgun sequence genome, the window CAGTTAAGGGGATTTTGTCAGAGAATCATGCTGCTGTGAGTTACCTCTGGCAAGATTAACACCACTCTGCAAAACAATTCCTGTAAACTTGCCTGGGAAACCTCAAACACGGCTAGCATTGGTTTTGACACCAGGCTTCGTTGTGTGACTGGGGAAAGGGCAGAGAGTTGAGGGGTGTGTTTTGTTTACAAGGCTCCAACTTTGCTATTTAGCAAGGGTAACCGAATGCCCTGGATTCTCCAATCCGTCTGCTGGAAGATTGGAATCTTGCTCCATGCACATCTTGCCAGTAACTTGCTTAGATATAAAGTAAGATTCCAAATCAAAGCACTTTCAGGACCTCTCTTTAATTCAGGCGGTTAGTTCTTCActgtccttttctttcttgtgcaccTGTGTGGAGAGGAGAGTTGTAAAGTTTACGCTCATTGTCTGCTTAGGAAAAATGAATTACACCCCGTCTCCCATTGGGTTTGTTGATCTCTAGCGACCTACCTTCAGAATTTCTGCTTTTGGACCAGTTCGGTCTTGACAATCTCTGTGTATTTTTCTGTCCTGTCTCTCCCCCAACCCAAAAATCTTGCTTTGTAGTGTCAGTATTGGTTAAATGACCCTCCGGCCAGCCCCTTTTTCTGCTCCGTACCGTAGCTGCTCTGTTGCAGGCCTGTTAGGAACTGGATTTTTAAGGAATTCTCCAAGCTTGGTTGCAGTAGTTACTCCTGCTAAATAAGTTGATCTGAaaacaggagaggaggtggggggggaaggagaaatgGGAGTAACTTTATTTCCTTCTGTTCTGTTTGTCGCAGATGTGCCAaactggggcgggagggggcagtctgCCGGAACTGTCGCCTCCAACGTCTCTCTCGCTAAAGCAATAGACGTCGGCTGAATCTTGCAGGTTCTTCACTCCGCGCTGTACTTGGGGCAGCAGTAGGGGATTCACAAAAGTTCTCTCTGAAAGTGCAGGTGCTGGCTGGGAATTTGGGTGGAGAGGAAGGCGGGCTGGGAAGGAAGCCCCTGCCTGCCTGTTGGAATTGCCGTCGGAACGGTAACATTCGCTGTAGAACTCAGATAATTTCAGTCCCAATTCACTGAGCCTTCGCTGCTGGAGTCCACTGTCTCTTATCCCCTTCAGGGCGCGCTGAAACCCTCTAGTTTGCACTTGTATTGGTGCGTCCAAGGTGAATACAATACACATTGCTCTCCGGACATCCCCCGACAATACCCCTGTGTGGTGTGTGACAGCATGTACAGTGGTTAGGTGTGTTCTTTATGTCCTGTAACAAACGCGTCTTGTGCGTCCGTTTCATAGAACGTGCTGTGTGGTGTGAGATGCATGACGTGTGATGCTGCCTATCCATCGCCCGCGGGGGGTGGATCTCCTACCCTccccaggcccctctctctctgccgACACACCTCACGCCCTAGAGCAGAAACGCGGCATGTGGTTTTGACTTGAATCTCCCCGGAACCATTTCtcattcctctccccttccccggcAGTTGTTGTCCATGGATGTTTAGACCCGCGCTCAGTGAGTTTCTAGTCAATACAGTTTGATTAATATGGGCAGCAGGGGGATTTTCCCCCCCCAAACTTTGCCCACAGGCAGCGTCGGCATGAGCTGATAGCCACCGTGGTTGCCTTTAACACGAGAGGTGCATCCTGCGTCGACCGATTTTCTGCCTTTAGGGCTTAGTGTAACATGGAGGATGGTGCTTTTAACACATCCTGACTTGGATTGGCTTAGtgcagctgggagagagctcaTCCTTACACCCCGGACCCTTGACTTCCTTTGCCTCTACTTCTCCTGTCCTGGCCCCGAAGTCAGCAAGTCGCGCTCCCGGGCAGCTGGTTGGTAGCTGGTTCGCCGGCTGGTGATCTTTCGGACTGTTTGAAGATCCGTGTTCCAGACCCATGGTGGTTCTGGTCTTCAGGGAGCAAATTCACCTCGAGGGCGAGTGGCGGATCCAGCCCCCAGCGGGGACAAAGATGGCGCTGACTGAAATGGACTTGCTGCCGCCTTGACCCATAAGCGCTGCGGGCGGGAGACGAGGCGCCAGGGGTTTCCGCAGCGTGTGGGGACGAGACAGAAGCAGGCATCTCAGCCCAGGTCGGTAGATCGGTGTGGCTTTGTGGTGTTGCAGAGGACGCTGGGCCCAGCAGCGTCACACAGGCTTGTTGCATTTACAGGCAGGGGGGTATCACCTCAGACGCTAAGTTCCCCTCGGCGGTCTGAAGGAGGCCCGGGGAGCCAGCACCCACGGGACCTATTGGCAATAGACTGAAAGCAGCCTGTGATTTCTAGCACCAGTTTCGTGGCTTGTTGGCTGCCGTGGGGTTTGCGGGGGCTCAGCGCTCAGGCTTTGGGGTGTTTTCCTGGCTTCTTTCACACTGGTGTTCCTGTGGTTTCCATTTCCGGCTGCACAGATGCCAGAGCGCTGGGCCGGCCCAGCTGGAAGATCCATCTGGGGAGCTCTAAGGAGAGGGTTAGTCATTGTGCGGGGGGGCTTACAGATCCCCCCCTGAGGAGTTAGCTCAGCACTCCTCACAAATTGAGAGTACCAGGAGGGGCTCCCTACCTGGCCCCCAGAAGCTGGCGCGGCCTGAGGGCGTGCACTTTAACCAGGTGTCCCCAGCGTGCGTGAGCTTAGGGCAGACGCTTGGATgtatttctctcccccctcccccagcacgttCATTTCAGTTCAGTGAGGTACATTTGGGACCTGACTGAACTGGATTGGCGCTAGAAGTTAGCAAGTGGGGACCCGGTCGGTCACTGTGGAGGGGTTGGGGCGTGTGGCGGGGAGGTGGCTGCATCGTGTGTGAATTTTACGTCATCGGGGGGGGGACGTTGGGTGTTGTGTATTTGAGATGGTTGGAAATACAAAAAAGCTGTTTAATTTTAGACTTCACTGCACTGTTCACACCTACCTCTTGCAATAAACAGAATGGCTCACGGACGTGTAGAATGCTTTCTTGCCTCTGAAATCCCACCCCCGGATCCTAGGGCTGACAAACTCCTGACATCCCAAGCAGCTGGCTGTGTTGCTGGGGCGGGGCCGATCCAGCCAAAGAGCTGCTGGGGAAACTTCCACTGAGAACGTTCTCCTTCGCCACAGCCCCCCTGCGTCACGTTCCCCTTCCTGGAAAGCACTGACCCCCACCGGCGCTGGCCTCTGCTCATTGTGTTTAACAGCCgctggggtttggtttggtttttgaaaTAAAAGAGGCTTTTTGTTCCCTGGAATTTTTCCCCTTCAGAGCACTGAACCTGGAACCTGCCGAGCAAAACCCAGCGTGTGGTGGAGGTGTTGTTCCTAATAGACGGGGGCCTTAATTGGAGGTCATGGTGCAGGGCAACTTAATTGGAACGCCTTTTAATTTCAGCAGGTAGGGGAGAGGCGCATGCGTGAACTAGAGAGGTCTGAGATGCTAGAGTATTCCCGCGGGAGCACTCTGTGAaacacgcccctcccccccgcaataTCAGCAGAGGGCAGGTATATGGGCAAGGCCTGGACCAATCTTTGGAAGAGACTTCAActgtatctccccccccccagccccctgaacCAGTTAATTCTTCCTTCCTCCGCTGGTTTAAAGCACAAAAACTGCCCTGCCGGTTGACGGGTGGGCGGGTGGAGTATTGGGACGACTGCTTTACCGGCAGAGGTGCATGGGACCCTGCAGGGACGCGGCATGAAATACAGCAGAGTTTTGATGTgcaattaacatttaaaaaggaaaaaaaggtgtgaaacCCTCTCCTAGGTCCCCCCCCCGGGGGCGAGAGGCTGCAGGTGCCTGGCTTGGCAAGATTTGGGCCACGctggtttctctcccctcccgtACAACCCGGCACCCAGGGGGGCGCCGACATCAAGTCCTGACCAACCAAGCACTTGTCTCTGTGGAGGAAatttaaacaaatacaaaatcCTGTTTGTCAAGGGAAACCCAAAGCTGTTAAACCCCCTCGTGGGGCTGTGAAATTGAATAAGGAAACCACCCAAGAAGCCATCCACCCCCACAGCGTGAATGCCACCCCTTTGCCTTGCCCCACTCCCACGTTTCCTTTTTGTCGGAGATGTTCCATGTGTGTATTTTGAGAAATCCTGCATCAGTTGGgggggaccggggggggggtgggaggaactaaaaataaaagcattcaGACTTGATCTATTTTATACAATGTATGCTGCAACCAAGTCCTGTTCTTCATATTGTGGCTTTGAATCAATTATGTTTATTAAAATGCTATTGCTTCTACTTCCTCGCCCGTCCTCCTTTCCCACCGCCCACCCCTGGGGGTTAGCGCCAGCGGGATCGggcccgggggggaggaggggggctctcCTGCAGCACTTTTCAGCCGTAGATCAGATCTCAAAGCAGGGCAGAATCATCatgtctgttttacagatggggaaactgaggcacgggggggggggggagttgtccAGGTTCACTCaggaaagtcagtggcagagctgggaacggaattCTGGTTTCCTGACCCCCCCAGTCCAATTAAACTGGATTTAGTCCTTACAGAAGCTGTTGGCAGAGGCTAGGTGGGGAAACTGGTCTGGTAACTCGCAGCAGCCTGCAGAACCATAGTTTCAGTGGGCAGGCGCAGGAGGGGGGCTGGATTCTTTTCGTTCCGTTCGGTTAAACCGTTAGCTGCCCAGCAGATTTCGGAGGTTCTGTCCCAGGCGGTGGAGCGGAAGGAGGGAGGAGCGCTGCCGCTTGTCTCCGGATGGTGGTGAAGGTAAGAGTTCCTGTGTCCACTCCCCAAATGAACGTCTCCTCCCGGCGATGAACGCACCCTCTGCGTGGGGCTGTTGGCTCCCATCGGACTCTGGCGCTTCCCCCGCCTCCGAAATGCTCCATTCTGCCCCCTTTAGCGACATCTCCTACACCCCGCCCCAAAATCGCCCACGGATCGGCTGCGTTTCCCTCTCCGAAACGCCAAGACTCGCTCGGGGGCCAGCCTGGCCTCGTGCACGCGACATACCGAAACGTCGGGCAGACGCTGAGACTGAACGGCAGTGTCCTCATGGAAAGGGGGGTAGGGGATTGTGCTGGCCACACGCTCTCCTCCCTGTACTGAACAGCAAAACGCTGCCCCTCTTCCGCACCAGTCAGCTCCGGGCCCCCCCAAGTCACGACCCACGCTTGCCCCCAGGGGATGTGGAGCAAACAGAGTGGGGGGCTGCCCTGGGTGTCACACACCCGCCGTCAGCAGGAAGAGAGTCCAGGGTCCTAGTTCTCTGCGAAGCAaccatggggcagggggtgcccgGAACCTCGGCCCCGTCCCATCCGAGTTCGGCGAGCCGTGTGGCCACCCCCGTGTTACAGATCCACACGGAAGCTCATCTGCCCTTCAAAGAGGGCGATGCACAGCATGATGGCCGCCCCCAGGAGAAAGCCCAGGTTCTGGAGGGCGAAATACGTCACGGGCCCCTTCCTGTTCCCGCCGGAGCTTCGCCGCAGCATCTCGGGCAGCTGCAGGGAAACCAGAAACCTGTGAGCCAACAGCTCCGCCGACACGGGGAGGGGAtaaccccagagccctgggcgGGCCCGTGCCAGGCACTGACTCGCTTGGCCTGCCCTCTGGCTAGCCAGTTGAGAAGCCTGTGCCGCCTGGGAAGCCTAAAGCGGCCGTTCAAGGCAGTGCCAGGCCCTTGATGCAGGCAACGGGGGTGGCATTAGGGTTATGCTGGGGGGAGCTGTTCTCGGGATGTAGCAAACCCAGTTCAGAGCGTTCCCACCTGgagatttttctctctcaaagCCGGCGCCGGCCCTACACTCGTTCTTCGGGATGATTGGCGGTCCCCAGAGCCGCAGGCGTGGGACAGGACCCCGCGGcaccaggggctgggcaaaccCAGAGCCAAAACCGCCCCCGCGCCAAAGAGCTGCCGATCGCCGTGTGAGACACGAGACGACGCACTGGGCGAGGGGGCAGCACGGTGCCCGGCGGGTGGCCTCGGCAGCCTCGCTGGGTTGGCACCGGGATCTGCCGCGAACCCAGCCGAGCTGCAGACGTCGCCCAGGACCAGCACCCGCCTGGCGAAGCAGTACCGGAGCCAGCCCCCCCCTTACCATGTCCACCAGCGCCACGTAGAGAAAGATGCCCGCTGTGATGGAGAAGATCCAGGGGGTGATTGGCGAGGTGCCCTGGCTGACCACCGTGCCCACCGCCATGCCCAGGTACGCCAGGAAGGCCGACACGAGGTTGGAGAGAAGCACTCTCTTGACGGGCAGGCCTGCCTGCAGCAACATGGCCAGGTCGCCTGCCGGAGCGAGGGAAGCGGCAGGTGAGAGCGTGTGGGATGCCAGGCAGCTggcgtggctggggggggggctgtgcccgCCGTGCCACACTGCTACGAGACTTACCGAGCTCGTGGGGCAGTTCATGGCAGAAGACGGCGACCGTGGTGCTCAAGCCGCTGGAGATGCCCTCGGAAAACGCAGCCCCTGCGGGAACGAGAAGCCAATTGGCACCAGGAAGCCGATGCCCCGGCCCCGGGGTggctcctgcccccgcccccttaccgATGGCCAGCCCATCCGTCAGGTTGTGTATCCCGTCCCCCAGGATGACCATCCAGGTAATGTCGGCGCCGCCGGCCGCCGGGCCATGCGAGTGTCCGTGGTGGCTCAGCTCCTCCGTCTGTCCGTCCGCGCTCGGCGCTGGCTGCctcgccccctcctctccccggcCGAGGCTGTCGCTGCGCGGCCCCGGGGCCGTCAGACGCTGCGATTCGGCTTCTGTGCCTTCGGAAGAGTAGCCGCAGGCTGGTAGCAGCCCCGAGCCGGCGGGGGaacgggggctggggctggggaccaggctgcagggaagtgccGGACTGGAGAGATCGGGCGGCCCAGACAGCTGCCTCTGtgctggcctctcccagcagggggcgctgtggggagcggggcaggggcactggctgggggcgggggcagcttcTGGCTTCtccagcctcagggcagggggcaggagcgagTGACAGCTCCGGGCTCACCTGGGGAAGGCGCCGATGCCCGCAGGGTCAAGCCGCGGTTTCCGTCTGCATCCAGAGCGGGGCTCCTTCCCGCGGCGCGGCTCTGCGGGCGGGAAAGCAACGGCGAGAGCTGAAAGCTGCCCGACGGGCCAGGGCCCGGCTGGCTCGGGGCATCACGGCCGCGGGGTGTGGGAGACACCTGGGCTGGGCCCCACCCGCGTTATCCTAGATGGGCGCAAACCAGGCGCTTGTGGGCCACGGTGCTGGACGCACCCGATGCCGGGACGGGCCCAGGGAGCCGGGACGCAGCAGTAGCAGATGTGCCGTCACCACGTAGCTGCCTCGGACAGGCAGcgccacccccctcacccccccccccccccagcaggtgcTGACCCCGGTGGGGcctgggcctgcagcccccccccccccccccccgcggcattGGGGCCCATCCGGAAGCCGGCAGCACGGTGCCCCCTGGCATTGCCCCAGGGCGCTGATGGGAAGggcgccccctgctgtcccaccctccgtccagccccctgccctaggCGGGCTCCCGGCCAGCCAGGGGCGACCCACGAGCTCTTACCGGCCGGCTCCGTCTCTGCTTCAGCGTGCCCAGGAGGTGTTCGATGAGGAACAAGACGTAAATGCCCCCCAGGACCGACAGCCCCTTCAGCACCGAGTCCTGCTGCTCCCGCGGGGTTTCCTGGTGCCTCACTTGGGCCTAAACgcagaaggagggaggggagcccGGGGTCCCTCTCGGGGGCTCCCAGagccggggggcagggagaaatCGGGGGGATTCAatgggggggctctgggagggggggcgggatGGCCGGTGGTTCGGGACGCTGCCCAGGTGCCAAGCTGGGAtaggcggggggctggggggggcgatGGGCTCCCTGGCTGCGATGCAGACGCTCCGCTGGATGGAGCCACAGACGACCTCGTCTCCCGCCGCCTCCCATGGGTGCTTCCCCGGTCCCAGGCTTTCCAGCTCGGGCCTGCCCGGCTGCGGGCCGGGCGCTGGCGGGCCCGGCGAGCCCATACATACGTGCGGCCACAGGTGAAGGAGGGCGTCCCCGCACAGCGTCCCCACGGCCAGCGCCACCAGGAAGGCCAGCAGGAGGCGGCCGAAGTCGCGGCCGAGGAAAGGCACCAGCAGGAGGGCCAGCGCCGAGGGCAGGCTGATGAGCGTGATGGCCAGGAAGCCCCAGCCTAGAACTGCAAGAGGAAGCAGGGTGAggcagctgggggggctgggctctatcccctcccccccccccccgacaccctGGGGGTTTGGCAAAGCCACAGGGCAGGCAAATCCCTTGGCACAAGGAGAGGCTCCCAGCGCCTGTCCtctccccgctctgtgcctcggtttccccatcggGGTGGCTGCCCCTTCCCAAGGCCCTGgccctgggcaggggtgggggaggggagggtgttacCTGGCCACAGCGCCCGCCCCAGGGGCTCGGGTGTCAGCTGGTCGTGGTGCCGGATGCAGACCCGGCTGTCAATCTGGTAGAGCAGGGCCGGGCACAGCAGCGTGAACTGCTCGGGCGTGATCTGGGAGCCGGCATTCAGCCCGAAGTTCACCAGCAGCTGCGTCACGTTGAGACACTTTGGGGGGGACGGACAGCGGGGGTTAGTGAGGCCACCTGGGGAAGGGGCGTAACCCACCtgccctcccaaaccccaaattGCTAGGACGCAGGGGCTGTCTAGTGAGTAGCAGAGGCCTGTggggccaggacgcctgggttccgttCCCGGCGCGGCGGGGCATGGGGTTAGAGCCAGGCTGGTCAGCACTGAGacccccacccctctggctgAGGATGTCTGGCCCCCCCTTCAGAACCCCTCCCCTTTAAACCCCAGAGGGTCTGAGAACCGCAGTGCAGCCCCCCCTCACATCCTCGTGCAGGTGGTCGGCGACGGAGTGGTCCAGGGCCAGCACCCGCTCCAGCAGGGtcaggcggggcggggctgggggggtctgGTCAGGGTCGCTTCTGCTCCCAGGGTGCCCTGGGGGGCAGGTGGCGCTGGGCCCTTCTGTGTCCGAGGGCGGGAGGGTGCCCCCGGAGGCAGCTCGCAGCCTGGGCGTCGGGTCAGCCTGGTGCAGACGGATGGTCTCTGGCTGGTTCCTTCCAGGGGATCCTGGCCTGAAAGAAACGAACAACAACGAATTCCcagttcccagctgcagcccgGGGCCGGGTGGGGATGACTGGGACTGATGGGCAGCGGCAGGACTGGAATATCGAgcggctgcgggtcgggagtgaggggcaccggcagggctgggggtgggcgggagcccagggccgggctagcaggggctgtgggtcgggagtgaggggcactggcagggctgggggtgaggagcccagggctgggctagcagggggctgcgagacgtgagtgaggggcaccggcagggctgggggtgggcgggagcagggggctgcgggtcgggagtgaggggcaccggcagggctgggggtgggcgggagcagggggctgcgggtcgggaatgaggggcactggcagggctgggggggagcccagggctgggctagcaggggctgcgggtctggagtgaggggcaccagcagaggtgggggtgaggagcccagggccgggctagcagggggctgcgggtcgggagtgaggggcagcggcGGGTACCTGGAGGTGCCGTTCTGTCTGCGCCCCTCGGGGCCCAGGCTGGGTGGCTCCGCCCCGGCGTGCTCCAGGGCCGAGTGCGAGTGCCGGTGCTTGTTGTCCTGCACCTCCAGGATGTCCAGGTGGCTGACGTGCCCGTGGCCGAGCGCCTCGTGCTCCATCTCCACCACCTGCACCTGGCCCAGGCCCAGGCTCTGCAGCAGGCGGGTGAGGCCGTGGAAGGACAAGGTGCCGTTCTCCCCATACAGCCCGAAGAGCTGCTGCAGGTagtagccctgctcctgctccgcgTCCTCCAGCGGGGCCGGCGCCGAGGcgggcaggctggggggcgggCGGCACTCGCCCGGCAGCAGGAGGGCAGCGACCCAGAGTCCGGCCAGCAGCAGCCGCGGCTTCCTCCGGTCcatccgggggcggggggagcctggTGCCGAGCGGGACGGGGAGGGGCTGTCAGCTGGGGTCGCACCTGGCCAGGTGCGCTGCCTGGGGCACCCCCTAGTGGGAGATCTGTTGGCACgagggggggcagagctgaggggggtgaatgggcctctcccctgtgccctGTTCTACCGCACggctctgggcagcacccggccgGTGGCCCCCCTGGGCCCCAGTTTGTACAGCCCAGGCCTCAGGCGGGACCTAAATAGGCCAGACTCTGGCAGAACATCTGGAGGGAGCTGGCAGCTACCAgctcggactcctgggtcccattcccgGCTGCCCGGTGGTGTCAGAGGAACAGGTTTTCTCCAGTGGTGTAAAGGGGAGAGGGGGTCTCCCCTGTCCTGGGGGGCTGGGCGTTCTAATGGGGAACAGGGACCAAATCAAGCCAAAGAAACACTAAAACAGGTGCCCCCCCCCGGGCCTGTTATATATACAGCCAAATAACGCCCGGCTCCAGCCACCGCTGCTCGGAACTGCTTcgcctggggggctgggaggggctggagggagagagacggTGGGAGCCGGACAGTCAATGCTCTACTCTGCTGACGCCTGGTCTGCCTGAGGCAGTGGGTCCAGTGAGCCCAGGCCCGGGACCTAGGGGAGTggggctctggcctgctgggtgacagtGGGCAGGTCCTGCCCTcgttccatgcctcagtttcccctcccgcaCTTTGCCTAGTGAGCGACTCGCTCTCCCCTGTGCCTGGGCTGTGGTTGGAGAAATAAGGCCTGGGGTTAGAAGTGTCCCACCGGGGGAAGCTGTCGTGCAGAAGTGGTTGTACCCGTGTAAAGGGGCCTTGCACCAGTACCGTGTGTTACGCCCCCCAACGAGAGACCAGCAGCTGCTTTAACTGGCCCAGGAGAGTTAAAACTCTCTCGTGTGGACGAGACCTGAGTCTTTTCAACCCCACCCAGCGAAGGCAGCTGAGAGTGAGCCCAGGAttccatgtggggaaactgaggcagagagcagctcCCTCCAAGATGAGGATCCCAGGGGGATTTCTGAACAGCAGAGACAGTGCGCAGGGAACGGGGGAATCAGCCCTGGAAACAGCCTCAGTCAAAACTCACCTGTTGCTGCCTGTTCCTCCCCGGCCGTGTCTGTCCCGCGGCGAAGCAGGCGCAGTCGTGGGGCAGCGCAGCTGGTTAGCGGCGCAGGCTCGTCCCTCGCCCGGCTCGCAGCAAGGACTGGCCAGCCGGAGGCGacgggcagggagctgggctgggatttGAAGCGGGCGTGAGGAGCGTGTGCTGATTGAGTTAGACAGCGGGTCAGAGCGCCTGGATTAAGGGGCCCGGCTCTGCGTGTCCCCTCACATTTGTGTGAACACGTACG encodes:
- the SLC39A5 gene encoding zinc transporter ZIP5, whose protein sequence is MDRRKPRLLLAGLWVAALLLPGECRPPPSLPASAPAPLEDAEQEQGYYLQQLFGLYGENGTLSFHGLTRLLQSLGLGQVQVVEMEHEALGHGHVSHLDILEVQDNKHRHSHSALEHAGAEPPSLGPEGRRQNGTSRPGSPGRNQPETIRLHQADPTPRLRAASGGTLPPSDTEGPSATCPPGHPGSRSDPDQTPPAPPRLTLLERVLALDHSVADHLHEDCLNVTQLLVNFGLNAGSQITPEQFTLLCPALLYQIDSRVCIRHHDQLTPEPLGRALWPVLGWGFLAITLISLPSALALLLVPFLGRDFGRLLLAFLVALAVGTLCGDALLHLWPHAQVRHQETPREQQDSVLKGLSVLGGIYVLFLIEHLLGTLKQRRSRPSRAAGRSPALDADGNRGLTLRASAPSPGTEAESQRLTAPGPRSDSLGRGEEGARQPAPSADGQTEELSHHGHSHGPAAGGADITWMVILGDGIHNLTDGLAIGAAFSEGISSGLSTTVAVFCHELPHELGDLAMLLQAGLPVKRVLLSNLVSAFLAYLGMAVGTVVSQGTSPITPWIFSITAGIFLYVALVDMLPEMLRRSSGGNRKGPVTYFALQNLGFLLGAAIMLCIALFEGQMSFRVDL